In Perca fluviatilis chromosome 14, GENO_Pfluv_1.0, whole genome shotgun sequence, a genomic segment contains:
- the LOC120573295 gene encoding toll-like receptor 2 type-2 produces MGQKTNLYFTLLFVYLCWGQRSNPDGERSSCNKCDLQLTCNCSYGRFTHVPMVTDRALTLDLSFNDITGVTSYDLTGHRRLRALSLHGNRVATIHPSAFDSLWSLEELDLSDNQLTALNHKWFRNLEALQKLNLLNNPYSCLGSHPVFQRLVRLRRLGFGGPALEELKRGDLSGVTELEELTVHGNNLKSYESGALGDVWPLGRVTLSLHGPFLTNTALASAVLADVTYPETPLILEDLHLIGNKSVQPFRASAKRRVRKMAFNNLFASDEAIVNILVALDGVPVTSLSMDGVTLTGEGRWEAAKQTDQKSIDEFFVRNVVVLNIFKFVSFLQLGFMLEYPRKVSVINSRVYVMPCNTSHLLSNLQYLDLSDNLLTDLTLAETMCNGDGTMKDLRVLNVSGNALKSFSTVSRQVTKLSKLTHLDISRTGYSSMPEGCSWPSTLRYLNISRAKLTTITPCLPATLEVLDLSNNDLKDFMLILPALRELHLSGNKLLKLPPGWLFPNLQTLTIQANTLNRFDRADLQSYGRLQDLWAGQNKFACSCDFVHFLQSGIKGGEDVHLADGEESYVCDSPLYLQGQPVAQVQLSIVVCQRVLFVSVSCGVALFVGILLCVLLWRLHAFWYVKMTWAWLRAKRSSLRRRHRRDRSGSEELLSYDAFVSYSERDASWVENCLVPELEEPRENDEDSVDQRTLRPLTLCLHKRDFLPGHWIVDNIMSAMERSRRTVFVLSENFVQSDWCRYELDFSHFQLFDGNAGGDTAILILLEPLSKDDIPKRFCKLRKLMSSTTYLEWPQDEERSGEFWRSLRHALRGEDEDDY; encoded by the exons CTCTCCTTCAACGACATCACCGGGGTGACCAGTTACGATCTGACAGGACACAGGAGACTGAGGGCTCTGAGTCTCCACG GTAACAGAGTAGCTACGATCCATCCGTCAGCGTTTGACTCTCTGTGGAGTCTGGAGGAGCTTGATCTGTCCGACAACCAGTTGACTGCTCTCAACCACAAATGGTTCAGAAATCTAGAAGCTCTGCAGAAGCTCAACCTGCTCAACAACCCATATAG CTGCCTTGGTTCGCATCCAGTGTTTCAGAGGCTGGTAAGGCTGCGGAGGCTGGGTTTTGGAGGTCCTGCTCTGGAGGAGTTAAAGAGAGGAGATCTATCTGGAGTCACTGAGTTGGAGGAGCTCACTGTGCACGGCAACAACCTGAAAAG ctaCGAGTCCGGTGCTCTAGGGGACGTTTGGCCGTTGGGTCGTGTCACTTTAAGCCTCCATGGTCCATTTTTAACAAACACAGCCTTAGCCTCGGCTGTGCTCGCGGATGTTACATACCCTGAGACGCCTCTCATTCTAGAAGACCTCCATCTGATTGGGAATAAGTCTGTTCAGCCCTTCAGAGCGTCAGCCAAAAGGAGAGTCAG GAAAATGGCCTTCAACAACCTTTTCGCGTCCGATGAGGCCATCGTTAATATCCTTGTGGCGTTGGATGGAGTGCCAGTCACGTCCCTCTCCATGGATGGCGTCACGCTGACAGGCGAGGGCAG GTGGGAGGCAGCCAAACAGACCGATCAAAAAAGCATCGACGAATTCTTCGTACGAAACGTTGTGGTGCTGAATATCTTTAAATTTGTCTCCTTTCTGCAGCTGGGGTTTATGCTGGAATACCCCAGGAAGGTGTCCGTTATAAACTCTCGG GTGTATGTGATGCCCTGTAACACATCCCACCTGCTATCAAACCTGCAGTACCTGGACTTGTCAGACAACCTGCTGACTGACCTGACTCTGGCGGAGACAATGTGCAATGGAGACGGCACGATGAAGGACCTCCGAGTTTTAAACGTCAGCGGAAACGCTCTGAAG TCTTTTTCCACGGTGAGCCGGCAGGTAACAAAGCTCTCCAAACTGACCCACCTGGACATCAGCAGGACCGGATACAGTTCCATGCCCGAGGGTTGCTCCTGGCCCTCCACCCTGCGGTACCTCAACATCTCCAGGGCTAAACTCACAACCATCACCCCCTGTCTACCCGCAACTCTGGAG GTGTTGGATCTGAGCAACAACGATCTCAAAGACTTCATGCTGATCCTGCCTGCCCTGAGAGAGCTCCACCTCTCTGGAAACAAGTTACTGAAGCTGCCCCCAGGATGGCTTTTCCCCAATCTACAAACACTGACAATACAG GCAAACACCCTGAACAGGTTCGACCGTGCGGACCTCCAGTCATACGGACGACTCCAGGACCTCTGGGCGGGTCAGAACAAATTTGCATGCTCCTGTGACTTCGTCCATTTCCTCCAATCAGGCATTAAAGGAGGTGAAGACGTGCATTTAGCAGATGGAGAGGAGAGCTACGTCTGCGACTCACCTCTCTACCTGCAGGGTCAACCGGTGGCTCAAGTCCAACTCTCCATTGTTGTGTGCCAGCgggttttgtttgtgtctgtaagCTGTGGGGTGGCGCTTTTTGTAGGGATTCTGCTGTGTGTCCTGCTGTGGCGCCTCCATGCATTCTGGTACGTCAAAATGACGTGGGCGTGGCTGAGAGCCAAGCGTAGCTCCCTACGACGGCGGCATCGAAGAGATAGATCGGGCTCAGAAGAGTTGCTGTCCTATGACGCCTTTGTGTCCTACAGTGAGAGAGACGCTAGCTGGGTGGAAAACTGCTTGGTACCCGAGCTGGAGGAGCCAAG GGAGAACGATGAAGACTCTGTGGATCAGAGAACGCTCCGACCTCTGACCCTGTGTCTCCACAAGCGGGACTTCCTTCCTGGACATTGGATTGTGGACAACATCATGAGTGCCATGGAGCGCAGCCGGCGGACCGTCTTCGTCCTCTCGGAGAATTTTGTCCAGTCCGACTGGTGCCGCTACGAGCTGGACTTCTCCCACTTCCAGCTTTTCGACGGGAATGCCGGCGGAGACACGGCCATCTTGATCCTGCTGGAACCGCTGTCCAAGGACGACATCCCAAAACGGTTCTGTAAACTGCGCAAACTCATGAGCTCCACCACTTACCTGGAGTGGCCCCAGGATGAGGAGAGGAGTGGGGAGTTCTGGAGGAGTTTACGCCACGCTTTGAGAGGAGAAGACGAGGATGATTACTGA